A portion of the Gorilla gorilla gorilla isolate KB3781 chromosome X, NHGRI_mGorGor1-v2.1_pri, whole genome shotgun sequence genome contains these proteins:
- the LOC115932226 gene encoding cancer/testis antigen 47A encodes MSATGDRHPTQGDQEAPVSQEGAQAEAAGAGNQEGGDSGPDSSDMVPAAEVVGVAGPVEGLGEEEGEQAAGLAAVPRGGSAEEDSDIGPATEEEEEEEGNEAANFDLAVVARRYPEAGIHFVLLDMVHSLLHRLYHNDHILIENRHLSRLIVGPHAAAPNLWGNLPLLLLPQRLGAGAAARAGEGLGLIQEAASVPEPAVPADLAEMAREPEEEAAEEKLSEETTEEPDAEEPATEEPTAQEATAPEEVTKSQPEKWDEEAQDAAGEEEKEQEKEKDAENKAENSKGT; translated from the exons ATGTCTGCCACAGGGGACCGACACCCGACCCAAGGGGACCAGGAGGCCCCGGTAAGCCAGGAGGGAGCACAGGCCGAGGCGGCCGGAGCTGGTAACCAGGAGGGCGGCGACTCCGGCCCCGACAGCAGCGACATGGTGCCTGCGGCCGAGGTGGTCGGAGTCGCAGGGCCCGTGGAAGGCCTcggggaggaggagggtgagCAGGCGGCAGGCCTGGCCGCAGTCCCCCGGGGCGGGAGCGCCGAGGAGGACTCGGACATCGGGCCCGCgacggaggaagaggaggaggaagaggggaacgAGGCGGCCAACTTCGACTTGGCGGTGGTCGCCCGTCGCTACCCGGAGGCGGGCATTCACTTCGTGCTCCTGGACATGGTCCACTCCCTTCTCCACCGCCTCTATCACAACGACCACATCCTCATAGAGAACCGTCACCTCAGCCGCCTGATTGTGGGGCCCCACGCTGCTGCGCCCAACCTCTGGGGCAACCtccccctgctgctgctgccccagaggctgggtgcaggggccgCAGCCCGGGCGGGCGAGGGCCTGGGCCTGATCCAGGAGGCCGCATCGGTCCCAGAGCCTGCAGTGCCAGCTGACCTGGCCGAGATGGCCAGGGAGCCCGAGGAGGAGGCCGCAGAGGAGAAGCTCTCAGAGGAGACCACAGAGGAACCAGACGCAGAGGAACCGGCCACAGAAGAACCGACCGCACAGGAGGCCACGGCCCCAGAGG AAGTCACTAAATCTCAGCCTGAAAAGTGGGATGAAGAGGCCCAAGATGCTGCAGGcgaggaagagaaagaacaagaaaaagagaaggatgcGGAAAACAAGGCAGAGAACTCCAAAGGGACCTAG